A stretch of the Bacillus sp. B-jedd genome encodes the following:
- a CDS encoding ECF transporter S component — protein MRKLNLKTMVVIGMLSSISYILMLLNFPLPVFPNFLLIDFSDIPALVAALAFGPLAGILVELFKNLLDYFMTGSQTGVPVGHIANFIAGILFILPTYYVYKRIKTKKGLSIALIAGTITMAVFMSVLNYYIILPAYTLFLNAPAMADSEARRLVVTAILPFNILKGVVVSILFVPLYIRMGYWINRHQASV, from the coding sequence ATGAGGAAATTAAATTTAAAAACTATGGTGGTGATTGGGATGTTAAGCAGTATTTCGTATATCCTGATGCTGTTAAACTTTCCACTGCCTGTTTTTCCAAACTTTTTGCTAATTGATTTTAGCGACATCCCGGCATTGGTTGCAGCACTGGCCTTTGGGCCGCTGGCTGGAATTTTGGTAGAGCTATTTAAAAATCTGCTGGATTATTTTATGACCGGCAGCCAAACTGGGGTTCCTGTTGGCCATATCGCCAACTTTATCGCAGGCATTCTTTTTATTCTGCCAACCTATTATGTTTACAAAAGGATTAAAACAAAAAAGGGTTTATCTATTGCTCTTATCGCGGGGACGATTACGATGGCAGTTTTTATGAGTGTATTAAACTATTATATAATTCTTCCGGCATATACTCTGTTTTTAAACGCTCCCGCTATGGCTGATTCGGAGGCACGCAGGCTTGTTGTTACGGCAATCCTGCCATTTAATATACTGAAGGGGGTTGTTGTATCTATTCTGTTCGTACCGCTTTACATTCGAATGGGATATTGGATCAACCGCCACCAGGCATCTGTATAA